Below is a genomic region from Geoglobus acetivorans.
GGTTGTAATGAGTTTAAAATCCTTATCCCTGAGAAATCCGCCTTTTGAGTGGAGTTTCATAGCATTTTTAAGTTAAGAGAACCGGTGCAGTATGTTATGTGGGTTGCCGGTATTGATGTCGGTCTGAGAAAATCAGTATCGGCAGTCATTGATGGAAGGAAAGCAGTGGTTTTTGACGATTACAGGAAACTGCTCGATATTGATGTGTCTGCAGTTGGTATAGATGCGCCGCTCTCGTTTCCAGAAAAAGGTGGTTTCAGAGAGTGCGAAAGGAAGCTTCTGAAGATGGGTATACGCCTTTTTCCCTCAGGCGCAGGGTTTTTAAGGAGGGTTGGCGAAAAAGGAATGGAAATTGCTGAGGAGTTCAGAAGAAAAGGCGTTGAGGTTTACGAGGTTTATCCATACGCAACACGCACGATCCTCGACATCGCACCTGAAGCAAACAAAAGGTCCAAAGACGGACTGGATGTGATAAAAAAGCGTCTGCATAACTTTTTGATATTCGATACGGAAATTGCAGATCACAATCAGGTTGATGCGTTAATCTCTGCTCTGGCTGTGAAACTGTATTTGGATGGCAGGGGAAGAATCGTGGACGGCATCGATGGGGCGATCCTGATTCCAGAAGTTAAAAAATAAAAGCAGAATTTAAATGTCAAAGCTCAGGTTGTTAAGCTCCTGAGTCGCATTCTCAAGCTCCTGGAGTTCTGTAAGCTCTTTCAGCACGTCGTCTATTGATGTCTCAACATTGCTGACGTTCGTGGCAGAGGGTGTCGCAGTTTCCACTGGAGTGGTGGTTTTTTTCACAGTCTCCTCAACGCCCTTCTGATTGCATCCGAAGATGGCTATTACAGCAATTGCCGATAGTATGATCAGCAGCTTTGCATTCATTTTAATCACCTCATGAGCTTTCATTTAAAGCCGTGCTGTTCTGCCTGAGTTCTCTAATGTTCTCAGCATACTCTTTGAACACATCCCTAAGTTCCATCATAGAGTCTCTGAATTCTTCAATTGCCTCGTGATAAAGCTCCTTACCTTCTTTAAGCTCCTCTATGGCCATTTCATAATTGTCTGAATTTATTGCGTTATCGAAGTGCTGGAGTGCAAGAGTTATGCTATCCTTTGCCTCTGAAAGGGCTTCGAGATACTCCAGATAGGCCTCTTCGATCTCTGTGGTATCTGCCCCAATCTCTTCAAGCTTTGTTATTTTATCTTCTATTATCCATGTCCTGTTTTCAGCCTTCTCAATAACCTCAAGGAACTTGAGTGCCACGACCTTTGAGGTGACTGCGTTAATTTTCACCCTCTGGAGCGACCACTCTTCTCTGAACGCAAGGACATTATCTCTGAATTCCTGCGGGGTTGTCGAGTTGTTGAAAACCAGCTCCCATCCGTAAAGGGTCTCTTTTATTGCCTCAATGTCCCCAAGAAGTTCGGCCGTTGCATTATCGCTCAGATTCATTGCTATCACTCTGTTTTCAAGCTCATCGAGATGGGCTATTGCAAATCCAACACCGTTCACCACAAACCCCTTTGCGGTGTTGAATACCTCAGGGTCCTCGAGACCTCTGTGCTTCATTCTTTCGTATCTCTCCTTCTCCTCCATGTATTTCATTCTGTGTTCTTCCTTGACTTCCCTGACATGTTCCATTCTCTCTTTCATTCTCTCTCTGTATTCCTTAATTTCCTCCATTCTTTCTTTCCATCTTTCTCTCATCTCGTGCCTTTTTTCGGTTAGATCATCGTCGTGGTCGTCATCATCGTGACCCGTTCCCATTGCCGGACCCATGCCCATACCCATGCCATAGGTTTCATTCATTGTTGAGTTCATGCTGTCGTTTGCATACGGATGCTCGTCATCGTCTTCCATCATGCCATGTGCCATGACGAATGCGGGCATCAGTGCAACAATAAGCACCGCACCTATTGCGATATACCACCTCATACCAATCACCATACTAATGTTACGTGTCAAAAAATATATCGATTGTTTCAGGTACCACAGATGAAAAGGCACCGGATATTTTATCAGTCTTTACAAACCTTTACGGTACTTTAGATCGCTTAAATGGACGTGTAAAATAGAAATGATGTCAAAATACACTCATTCGTCTTTTTTCGGTCTGAACTTTCCTCCGAACCCCTTGCCTATGAAGTAAATTTCCGAACTCCTCTTTCTCGATGCCGGTGGTGAGTGAAGTTTTTTGAATCTGAAATGTTTTTTAAACTCTGCAAAGAGCTTCGGGGTCTCCTCGCCCTGAAACATCTTGACGACAAAGTTTCCACCCGGTTTGAGGAACTTCTTGGCAATTGTGAATGCCGCCTCGACAAGCTCAACGGATCTGTAATGGTCTATGTCCCAGTGTCCTGTGATCTTGGGTGATGCGTCGCTGATAACAACGTCAAATCTGTCCCTGATTTCCCTGATTTTTTCCCATGTTTCTTCGGACGTCATGTCACCCTGAATGAATGTAACCCCCTCAATATCTTTCATTGGGCTGAGGTCAATGGCAACTACACTGGCCCCAAGTTCAGCGGCAACCTGGCTCCAGCCTCCCGGGGATGCTCCGAGATCAAGAACCCAGTAGCCGGGTTTTATTAACCCAAATTTTGCATTCATCTGTTTGAGCTTGTATGCAGCCCTGCTCCTGTAGCCCTCCTTTTTTGCTCTCCAGTAATAGTGATCCTGCCGGTCTTCAACCCTTCTTGGCTTCATAGGTCATCACGTAAACTCTCCTTTTTCTCGGCCCATCAAACTCAACAAAAAGTATTCTCTGCCAAGTACCGAGCAAAAGCTCACCACGCACAACTGGAATTGTTACGGAGTTTCCGAGAATGCTTGCCTTGATGTGTGCATCTGCGTTGCTGTCTATCCTGTCATGCGAGTATCCTGCCATGTAAGGCACAAGCTCGGAGAGCTTTTTTATAAAATCATCAAGCAGACCCCTTTCCGCCTCATTCACGATGACTGCTGTGGTTGTGTGGGGTGTGTAGATGACAGCAAATCCATTTTCAAGCTGAACAACCTTTTTCACGTCATCCGTAATGTCGATGATTACCTCCCTTTTCTGAGTGGTGATATCGATTATCATGGTACCCTCACCAGTATTTCCTTCAGGTCTTCATCGAGCCTGAAGCTTCCAAACTCAACAGTGTCGGTATCTTTACGGCCAAGGATTTTAATTTTCCTCTCTTCGAAGTCGATGTCCTTCAGAATTCCAGGGGAAAGGTATCTGTTTCCCCTGAAAAGTCCCAGGAACAGGCCCCTGAGGTCGGACGGCTTTACAATGTTTACCTCAGCAACACCATACAGCTCTCTCAGCATCGATATCGCCTCCCTGCCGGCATCGAAGTTTTCAGAGTAAATGTTCAGAAAATCGAAGCCTTTCTCAGCATATACAACATCTCCAAATGAACTCAGGAGATCATCTTCCATTCTGTATCCCCGAAGCATGGAGGTATTCCTCGTTTTGACATCGTCTATGCAAACTTCGACCTCCTCAAGCTCGCTTAGCCAGTGTTCGTACCTCCTCCCTCTGATTGACGCTCTCAGATTTCTGTCCCTCTTCTTAACAACAAAACTTTCGAGTGTAATAGTTTCATAACCCTCCAGATAGTATGGTGGTTGGCCAAAACAGGCAACAACGTCAGGTTCGAACGCCTCTATTTTGGACAGCTTGTACTCCCTTGCCCTCCACCCCTTGACCCACCCTGTGGTATCGACGACCGCCCTGCCTTTCACCCTCTTGACAAGGTGTGTGAACGCTCTCAGACACCTCGACTCAAAACCGGAAGGTGAAATCACACCCGCAAAGGCTATCTCAGAAATCTCAAGCTGCTGGAGGGAATATACGTCAGATTTTTTCACGCCCATCCCCATTGCACCGGGATGTGCAATGTCGTTCTGTCCCACATCGGCATCTATTGCGGTTTCGACACCCATCGTGTTCATCACGTATGCTGCAAAGCTACTCTTTCCTGAGTCCGATTCTCCGAAAAGGAAT
It encodes:
- a CDS encoding DUF429 domain-containing protein, with amino-acid sequence MWVAGIDVGLRKSVSAVIDGRKAVVFDDYRKLLDIDVSAVGIDAPLSFPEKGGFRECERKLLKMGIRLFPSGAGFLRRVGEKGMEIAEEFRRKGVEVYEVYPYATRTILDIAPEANKRSKDGLDVIKKRLHNFLIFDTEIADHNQVDALISALAVKLYLDGRGRIVDGIDGAILIPEVKK
- a CDS encoding RlmE family RNA methyltransferase, producing MKPRRVEDRQDHYYWRAKKEGYRSRAAYKLKQMNAKFGLIKPGYWVLDLGASPGGWSQVAAELGASVVAIDLSPMKDIEGVTFIQGDMTSEETWEKIREIRDRFDVVISDASPKITGHWDIDHYRSVELVEAAFTIAKKFLKPGGNFVVKMFQGEETPKLFAEFKKHFRFKKLHSPPASRKRSSEIYFIGKGFGGKFRPKKDE
- a CDS encoding secondary thiamine-phosphate synthase enzyme YjbQ; the protein is MIIDITTQKREVIIDITDDVKKVVQLENGFAVIYTPHTTTAVIVNEAERGLLDDFIKKLSELVPYMAGYSHDRIDSNADAHIKASILGNSVTIPVVRGELLLGTWQRILFVEFDGPRKRRVYVMTYEAKKG
- a CDS encoding Clp1/GlmU family protein; the protein is MRVEGNTTILLFGPGRFESSSSAHIFGGKFREAHVERGKILPLYFPEDAEVKITGDYVAVSGSTIPESWRRFSDKDYGRIFLFGESDSGKSSFAAYVMNTMGVETAIDADVGQNDIAHPGAMGMGVKKSDVYSLQQLEISEIAFAGVISPSGFESRCLRAFTHLVKRVKGRAVVDTTGWVKGWRAREYKLSKIEAFEPDVVACFGQPPYYLEGYETITLESFVVKKRDRNLRASIRGRRYEHWLSELEEVEVCIDDVKTRNTSMLRGYRMEDDLLSSFGDVVYAEKGFDFLNIYSENFDAGREAISMLRELYGVAEVNIVKPSDLRGLFLGLFRGNRYLSPGILKDIDFEERKIKILGRKDTDTVEFGSFRLDEDLKEILVRVP